TCATTTCCACCCTTAATTTTTTTACCAACACAAAATCTGATTTAAACACTTCCGTTTTTTTGGTACTGCACAAACATACGTTTTTACACAGAAATTCAGAGGaccatataacaaaaaaaactatcaaaataaaatttagtcaCTTTCATACATGCATTGATGATGCATGTCAATGCgaaattaaatttgttttagcATTGTTCTGTTCTATCTAGTCACTGAATTTTAACATTAtaacatttttcattttttcaccACATccatttttgtctttttatttcCACCCTCAACTTTTTAATTACCAACACAAAATTTCACTTAAACACTCCAACTTTTTGGTACTGTACAAACAAATGTTATCACACATAAATTCAGGAGaccatatgaaaaaaaaaactatcaaaataaaacctctttttcatttttttcaccaCATCCATTTTATCTTCTTATTTCCACCGTCAACTTTTTAACTACCAACACAAAATCTCACTCAAACACTCGCTTTTTTTAAACTGCACAAACAACATTATTACACAGAAATTTAGGGGACCATATggcaaaaaatatatcaaaatgaaaTTTAGTAACTTTCATACATGCATTGATGATGCATGTCAATGtgaaattatatttgttttaacatTGTTCCATTCCGACCTAGTCATTGAATTTTAACATTGtaacaattttcattttttcaccACATTCATTTTTTGTCTTCTTATTTCCACTCTCAACTTTTTAACTACCAACACAAAATTTCACTCAAACGCTCCAGCTTTTTTGGTACTGCACAAACAGACGTTATTACACAGAAATTCATGGGATCATATGGCAAAGAAACTATCAAAATGAAATTTAGTCACTTTCATACGTGCATTGATGATGCATgtcaatgtaaatttatatttgttttaacatTGTTCCATTTCGACTTAGTCactgaatttttatatatgctTGCAGTAAGTTGATAGTGGTGTTTTTTTTAGTCTCAGCTTCTGTGTTTTTCTTGACATGTGATGTTTGTACGCAGCTACGAATTATATGGAAAGATTAAGAGAACGGTAATGCTTCAAATCTCCTTATGCTTTTCTGAACTAAAACTCGGTTAGTTAGGATGGTTTATTCTTAGTAATGATCCACAGAAAAACCTTGGTGAgatataaaaatgtgaatttggTTTCAAATTTTTCGTTTCTTCGGAGTTATTGGCTTCTCAAGactgttttattttcttagcaAAACTCTAAGAAGTTGACAGTTTTTGTTTTGCACCATTGTGATTTTTTGACAGATCTCCGGAACGTTTTTGTGTAGCGAGTATGGAGGACCTGAAACACTGTTTGTCATACCCTTCATCGACATGTCAATGGAGGTGAAACAAGAAGAATGGtgaatgaagaaaaagatgatgaGTTGAATTTAATATTcactacaaaaaataataattaaggagctatttgtttatttatgttttaagttGTCTCGTAAAAAGTGggttaaaatgttttttatccACATTTCCAGcctgtaaaaaaataaaaataccaagatattttatgtttataattagaagaagaataagatgtATTTTATGCTATTAATTTTAATGAAGAAGATGCAAAAAATTTTATCCACAtttcaatcaaataaaaaactttGGTATGAAAAATTTAGTCACACTGTTATTTTCTAACTGAACTATCTAAACCAATCGAGATAACATCATCAACCAATGATGTACAAAAATTGCTTACTTTTTACTCAAAAGGCAAAATACATGTAAAGTCTTAAGATatacaattttcgaaaatcgTTTTCGCTTTATTGTATTTTCtagttttgtttgttgttaATGATTTGAAAGTGAAGAAAGATGTGAGACTAGTACAATGCATAGTTTATGCTGAAACTATTTAATCTTTCAATTGGAGACTAGTACAATGCATAGTTTATGCTGAAactatttaatttgaaaattataaattatgtgATTAAATGGgttcttttatcttttgtagTTAAGAGATATGAAGAGAATAAAGTAGAGAAAGTGAGGAATAGAGAAAAATGTAATAAACTAACATTGAAATtcaaaagaagataaaaatgaTTTGAAGATAGGAATGGATTCGAAGAAACCAAAGATTTATGAAGAGGACTGCGATGAAGAAACAGAATATGATGAACAGAAAGATATTAAGAAAGTTGAGTGAATTAAGTTTAGTTCCATGATGGTTTTTTGTGGAGGTTTTAATTATAAAGTCGTTCGTCTTTTGGATGTTTTGTTTTTAGATAATATCCTTTTCTCACGCGTTTCTCCTTTCAATTGGAGACTAGTACAATGCATAGTTTATGCTGAAACTATTTAAtcttctattattttttttgaaaaatggctAACTATTTAATCTTATATGTTCTcaattatatacaatatttcttattaattaatggTGCTGTTTGTTTGGGGAGCCTAAAACTTTACTTttgttacatattttattttgattagaaaaataaatttaaaacattaattaatttaagttCGTTGATGTAGACCATTGATATGTAACGTCACCCAGCAAAGCCGCAATATACATTGTTTCTAAAGAGATCATAATACCAGGTAAAATAATGATaaataagttattttttattttattttatgaccAAGACACATCGTTTATTTAACACAAAAATGTTATTCAGCTTTTCAGCCTTCATTTCTTCTTGAATAACCAGATAAACCAAATGTGTAGTGTAGTAAGATTACCATTCagacttctttcttttttgtgattaagcAAAATGGCTTAATTGGATCAAAGACTGTGGTTGTTAACCTAGGTTTCTTGAGAATGCTCGGTCAAAGAAGAGATTGATAAGTATAAGTTCTTAAAACGAGTTAAGCAGGATTGCAAGTTGTTATCGGAAGTAAAGAGCGATAAGAGCAGCCTTATCATCAAAGTTTCTCAACTTGATATCTCAACtacataatattaatatttttacataaattagttgtttgattaaaatttattatctaaAACAAATTCAAAGCATCTATTTGCCAATACATAGCAAAAAAAAGTTCTCAAGAGTAttcattttttaatcaaattctcAAGAGTATCTAAAAGTGtctttttagatattttctctCCTCTTTcctaattattataattttttctgttttttgtaATTAGTTAGATACTCATTAAGCACCTCCTGTAAGAGAGAGCTTATTGACATCTTGAAACAAAACTGAACAGCTAATATCGtaagtaaaattatattttttaaaaaaataataataacagcTGAACTCAGCAGTCAGCAGACATGGCTCTTTATGTCGACTTATCATCTATGTTATTAAAATTCAAACATAAATTagatttgtttggaaacatagataacaatttttttttaaaaaaaaattatttggaaacGTAGATTGCAGTTAGAGATGGCAATCATGGACTTGGACCGCGGGTCTGGCCCGTAAAAGACTATCGCGGGACGGTATTGAGACAAGGTTTTCAAGGCCCGTAAATTTGTGGGCCTCGCGGGACGGGTCTTTGCGGGATTGGGCCTTTTACGGGATGAGCCGAAACGGATCATGCGGGATTACATGGACccgcatttttttttcatttcttattttacctgaaaaaaatgagagagagagtgagaagaaAGCGATTCTTGTGACTTTTCCCCCAGAAAACATAAGGAGTTCggatgatgatgattcgagctccggtGATGATGATTCGAGATTCGGTGATGACGACTCCAGCTCCAGCGATGAGGATTCGAGCTCTGgtggtgttttgatttggttttctctttttattacacacaaatatgaattgctttattacaatgtgagatttcttgtttaagttggttggttttgttttcaatattgtaaaattgtgtttttcttaaattaaatttagttaCAATGATGTTGTTTAAGAGAAAAGTTAGTTGTATATCATGTTACTTGTATAATTTGACAAAGtgattcacaatttttttttgaaatccaaAGAATTACAAAGAGAGATGGTTTGATGAAGACATACAACACTTGAGCCAAGTTATTACAAAGACAACAACTCAAGtagatttaaatttaataaaatcttatgctgataacaaaaaaaatgctttTAACTCAAGAACGCAAGCACAAACAGAGCTTTAtggcattgattttgataaggCTTTAGTGAAGCTTAATGAGCTCTCTTCAACTCTCTTACAAAACTCTTCCACTTGAACATTCATGAAGGAAGCTGTAGTAGGCAGTTTGATAAGGAGGCATCCCGAGGGATGGCTCGCAAATTCGTATATGTTTTGCGGTACGGGTTTGGGCCGGCATTCTGAGGACCGCTGCCCGTGCGGGACAGACCCGCTGTGACCCGCTCGATGACTAACCCGCCGCGGTACAGGACGGGATGGGTAAACATGTTTGACATCTCTAAttgcagtttaaaaaaaaattgtttggaaacatggattgcagttTCAAAAAAGAggtttgtttgaaaacatagattgcagtttaaaaaaaatatgtttgtttggaaacatgtaggagtatattaagaaaaaaagtaatggacttatatttttaagaaaaatttgaAGTCCATTATATTATGAGAAACTATCTATCTGATACCTATTCGGGTTTCCGGGATCAAAGATTTCAGCGTCATtctaatatttctaaatttcagtCCGGGTTCGCTTCAGATTTTTGTGGGTTCGGTTCgagttcggataacccatttacattacttttaaaattttaaaattcattatattcaGGGCCGGCTCACTAGGGGGGACAAGCGGTGCTACTGCGCCGGGCCCAAGCATGTGTCCCccgtataataataattaaggagcccaaattttttataaatctatatttttatatatagaaaaattataaataaaattgaaacgGACCCAAAATtattagatatgtatatatttttatttttattacactATATACAACATATtagtaattaaattttaaaaatattttaaacattatctgcatataaattttatagggtaaaaaatgtttttgccCTAGAGCCCCTAACAGTGTTGAGTTGACCctaatatatactttaaatttctcaaaaactataaacaaaataatatattaaatattaatttgaataacatatgtcagaatatctagacttaacatataaattagtttagttcaaatatttggatagagaatcaataataattttaagtatttttggtgttttaagtatacttttactattttatatatttactattgattatttgtatatatttttaagtatttaaaccaGCTTAAAAATATCGTATATAttctatatgtttttatatatatttaatataaaaaaataatatatatataagtatataaatatatttcggatacattcggATATaggttttaatttaattttttgaacgTCTTTATGTATTCGAGGTGTGATGATCATATTACTTTACcatttttctaaacaaaattaaCCACACGTCTCATAGATAGCGTTAGTAAAtgagaaaagaaataagaaacgTCCCACATCGGAGACACAGAGGAGATATGACTTGTTTATATAACTCTAGAAAGCAACAGGGGTCACGACCTTACTTGAACAGGATCTGTTCTATAGGAAGTACCTTTGTATCCTTGATTTCTAAGGAGACAGTCCCTTAACCCTGGTTGATGACTCATTACCGTGTGATCTGAGCGTGATTAACGGCTAGGCTTATCTTCGGACTCTCCATGCTGTAGAGGATCGTTACCTAGTATGGTCAAGACCATGCTTAGGGTGGTCGCACGGTTGTCTGACAGGtctctttttttcatttcactACATCCATTTGTTTCACCCTCAACTTTTTTTCTACAATAACGAAATCTCGCTACAACACATTGTCTTTTTCGTAGTACCCAAACAGACATTACAGAGAGATTTAGGGACCATATGGAAAATAAACTAATCAAAGAGGGAACTTTGAGAAGACTCTGTTGATGAAATTGTCGGAGTATGCACTGAGGGTATCTCAAAAGTTCTCACTTCCATACATGCATTGATGATGCATCATCGTGTCACTGTGAAATTATTTTATGacagttgataaaaaaaagttatgatgTTTTGGTCTGATCTTAGTAATGATCTACAGAAGAACCTTGGTGAGACTTGAGAGATATCAAATGTTAATATGGTTTCAATAGAAAGTTTATTTGTTCTTAGTTATAAGCTTCGTAAGTCTGTTGGTTTCAAAACTGTTTTATTGAGTAACAACAACAATCGTTTTGGTTCACATCGACTGGATTCAAGAATATTAAGTGAGGCTAACCTGTGGCGAAGATAAAAGCTGAGCATCGTGATTACTGAACCGTGAATGGAGAAGAGAACAAAATAAACTTTCCAGAAGTAACCAACGGTCATATGGCATGGACAGAGTTCTATTTTCAATGCAGCCAACCTAGGAGCAAGACTTTCTATTAGCTAAGGGGAGCATCAGACATTTCCAAATCTACAAGAAGAACATACATATTGGAACGTATTGTTGTAAACATTGAGTCAGTGTACGTTAATTATCATCAAGGTCTTCTTCGGGGTCAAGAGCGAAATCCAACCAAGTTGAGTCAGTGACACTGGACACTGACTCAGTGCATGTTACCAAAAACATTCAtattcaaaagaaagaaaaaaagttacgTAGAAGGGAATGTTACTATATGTTTTACCAAAGAAAAATGTTCTTGTATGGCATTTCAGTTGGTATTCTCAAAAGACTTATGATTATGAATGTGTTTTTTGGTTATTGAATTTCAAACATCTCTAACGACCATGCTCAGCGTAGTCATCGCAGGCTTGTAATAGAAAAGTATCATTTTATGTGATTTTTTTGGGTGTAAAtgtgatttttattattattttctaaagaaatcgatgataaaaactGTAGTAACTGAAGGGAACTAAATTATGATACTAtgataaaaaattgataataagCACACGCAAgtttataagaatattatcctCAGAATAATAACTTACATAGAGATTAAATcaacttaatttttataacttgtatgaaaacaataatattagaTATAAAACTTAGTATTTAACTtctgttattttttttcagattcttttttatttttcttaatctttttaGATTTGGTAGCTCGCTTCTTCGATCTTGCAATTTTTCTCTCCTCTTCCCAGTCGAGAGAAGATAAAAAATCGCTATAGATGAGGCTCTCACTCTGGTCCATAAACATGACGTCAACACGTACCTCAGCTCCTTCGTCCATATTAAACCATCGGTCTGGTATACCTTCGATCTCAATCTTTCTCATATCATTGCTTCGAAGATCATAAGAGAGAATGTGAAAAGGAGAAATAAAATCTTCTGGTATCAGGAGAACGTTGCCATTTTGAGTTGTACCTTGAACCTTGAACAGAGCCGGTCTTGGAGGGAAGCCAATGAAGCTTGTGCTTCCAGCCACCAAATATTATCATCCTAAACGGCCACATTTGAACAGAAAGTTCTTAGTAGCCCAGCGGTTGGGTGGTTGTTGTAACCTGTTACAGGTTGCGGGTTCGAGGGACTTCAGccacattttttaaattggcTTCTAGCCATATAATAACTAGGACCGGCTCTGACCTTGAAGCTATTAACCAAAGGCAGCTGAGAAGGCTTCAAAACCAAACTCTTGCACGACCATTTCTCGCTCCCGACATCTTCCACAGTCCATAAAGCCAAGACACCCTTGtctctaagattgatttggtcAAATAGAGTTGCTTTTCCACCACACTCCAAAAGAGTGAGATCATCTTTCAAGATACTTTCATCTAGCTTGGGTACATGGATCATGTTGAACTCTTCGGATCTAATGTCGAAACTCACAACAACAAGTCTATAAAGATCAAGCCAAGCCAAGTAATATATAACCCCATCGATAGAGATTCCTCCTTTGGAAGGCACGTGAGGACAAAAGTCCGTTGGAGTTAGAGCAGCCTTTCTCCAAGAACCTCGTCCATGTTTCAAGACAAGGACTCGATTCTCTGAACTTATGACTACCCTAGTTTCTTCTAAGAATACGCTTACAAGGGAGATCACTTTGTACTTATTGCTAATAGGGTCGTATCCGAAAAAATAGGCCACgtttttttctcctcctggagGTACGACCATGTGCTTGGATTTGCTGAAGGGTAAGGTGATAAATTGTCCGGTGGCAGGGTTATGGATGCGAGGTTTTTTCCAATAGACGTAGAACATGAAGCCACCAAGATTTTGCAAGATGTAACCTCCCATCTGTGTGTCGTTCTGACTGTGGTCAACTACAAAGGTAGACGTAGCGGGCCCAGTGTCTTGAGGAGCCAGTGTGAGTAGGACATAGTCATCGTAGGTGGTTTGATCCCGTAAACACATGTAAAGACGAGGGGATGGGACGGTGAGGAAACGGTTACAGAAATAACGTGAGCGGATGAGTGATAACCAGGGCTTTGAAACGCACATGAATCCCATCAGGGATTTCGAAGGCAATCTCGTGAGAATCTCATCCGTCACTAAATGCATAGGAAGCTCCGGTGTAACGGTAGACAAACTCATCGTCAAGCTCAATCTTGGAGAGAAAGTTATCTCAGTGATATAGGGTTTATAAATTTATGGAGGAAGTGTTAAAAGCTGTACTTgcttcctttttcttcttctcaatggttaatttccttttattttgattttctttcgaGTCTTAGTTTACTTTTTTAGCCGTTTGATCCTAGCATATtcttttatttcataattaaaccTTTTCTTGAAAATAAATTCGATATTCTTCAAGAAGCGAGTAATTTAGTTTCtagtttatgtatatgttatgcTTCCACAGTGAGAAATAAGGAAACTTTCTATGAAACAAGGGATGAGTATTTGgtatttttcttctttacaCCCCAAACGAGAGAATCAAACATCCaaaagattttattttctttttcttggaaatcattttacaaaaaaaaaagatttctatATTTCTACCATCACTCGGAGACGAGGTAGATAGGTACATATGGCAGAGGACAGCATGGGAAGAGAAAATACAAAGGACAGCATGAGTACGTGGCAGTAGCAGAGTAGATGGGGAGAACTATTGAGTAAACCGCCACGTGGCTGCTTGTGATTGGAAAAAGAAGTTTGATACAAGATAAAAAAACGCCATGcatcgtcttcttctttttcttttttttcttctttttttttataataattatatattaatatttcatCCCAAAATGGCAAATCGGAGCAATACATAGATCCCGGCTACAAAGTAAACGCCATGCATCGTCTTCTTCGTTAATCAAGAAAATTGTATCGTGAGTTTGTTAGAGTCAtctcctcatcttttctctgaGTTATTGACACTTATTTAATGGAGTTTCTCTCTATGTTGTTCTAGAGTTGTTTCTTCAATCTTCACTCTTCACACATTGAGATTGGATCCTTGTTTTATGAACATCGATTCAAGGTTAcaattcatctttttcttcgATACAGTTTCTCTGTATCAAAGAAGAAGTATTATTTAATTGCTTGATTAGCAAGCTAAAGCGTCCGTGTTGATTGTTCCGCGCAcattcaaactttttttctttccctTTGTGATTAAGTCAATGGATTGATTGATCAGATGAAATAGTTATTACTACCCCAATTTCCTTGGCATATCGCAACATGCGGACATCATCTCCTTCAGAATTATACAATGTATGTTTTCCTGTATTGTGCGCAAacataataacttttaaaaattaattttattacattaattttatttaattaattttattctgttttaaaaatataaagtaatcaTTTAAATTGAgattccactttttttttttttttgacagcaagacATTCACAGATTCATAGAGATTCCACTTAGTTTATGAAATTTTAACCTACACTGGCATTTagcttaaataaataaaagttattttgtttttcagaaataataatttttatacatctttttattgtttataaCGATCAATAGATATatcacattttttaaataatttatgtcatcaatttcttcttATAGTGGTTATAAACTTAAACAGTTGATtggtaaataatattttttttgtcacagaaataatatatatatatatatatatgtcattattAAAAAGGAATGATATAATTATTTAAGAGAAATAgtatatattctaaaaatatttttgtaaaagtaGATAAAACTAGCAGATATAAAGCATAAgtagtttatataaaaaaattatttgtagaataaaaaatactataaaaactatttacatatgtttatctatattttattattttatatcttaaacatgaaatataatattatgtttatatattatattgaaaataattgaaaattccaATAAACAAATGAATATTATTGGTTTTTGTTATGAATTTGTTTATTTTGCAGGTTTATGATAAATCACTATATATTTATTaccttatatttttttctataactgAACTAtgtcataattaattttatattatgtcaTAGTTAAGATCCATGCCAAATTTTTgttagtcatgtcatatttttttagaataattgtagtgatgacacatgtacaaattatttgataaataatgTCTAGAAAATGGTATATATTTGttgttaaacaaaaataaaattgccTCAAGCAGTCTGCTCTTAGCGATTCTCAAATTTCACACCGTTCAAAGCTAGAAGCCTAGAACTTAATTAATACTATTAActcataaaaaatcatatatatgaaaggaaataattttatagacCACTCAATAGTAATAACCAACTTtctttatattggttattcttTACACTTTTACCTTCTTAATAAGAATTATGCTCAACATATTATCTCATAAACGTTTctcctgtttattattttttatgtatCCACGGTGAACGAGCGACTTTCTTTTTTTGGCAATCATTGCGAAACTCATATTACATCAAACCATTTTATTAGGAAAAAGATGATAACACTGTGCTGATAACATTTAGCATATCGAAAAGTCCCGCTAAGAAAATCTTCGAGGCAACTAGAGGCAACAGAAGAAACAGAGACACTGAAAAACTGATTACCTGAATCTGAATTCCCAAGCCCATAGTATACGGTAGTGAGTTCCATCGGGAACCTTTGATAATTGATCTGCTCCTTTTTCATATAGTTCCATTAGCTTTTCATTTAACTAAACTGGTCCAATCTTAGACTAGACGAAAAACACAACCAATGGGGGGCAGGGGCGGACACAGCGATAGTAAAAGCAACTTAAACGGAAAAGTCCAACACACAAGTGAACCCAacgaaaaagagagagagagagagagagagagagagagagagagagagagagagagagagagagagagagagagagagagagagagagagagagagagagagagagagagagagagagagagagagagagagagagagagagagagagagagagagagagagagagagagagagagagacagtaGCCTTGACGGAATTTGATGATCATGGACACGTTGCGAAATATATATCCAACCATATGATAGATGTCTTGATTTAGTAACATTCAACGCGCTcgtcttaattaattttttttgttaacgcGCTCGTCTTAGTTAGAACATTTCCGTAACCAAATCTATTTGGGAGGTTAATCCGaacattttacaatttttaatcTTATAGTTAAATGTTGGGTTTCCCTCATTAGCCCAATATTAATCAAAGAccaaagaggaaaaaaaatctagagaaagaagaagagtgtaGATTAAAAAGTGTGTAGATTAAGAAGTGCGTAAAATATGTTTAgaataaaatcaaaagaaaaatctagAAGTAACTTGTACTTACCCCTCACTAGTATAAATATGGGTGTTTAGTTCACTTGTATGATCatccaagaatcaagaaaacaaagagagaaaacatttgtaagagagagttctcaaaacaaaatctttgtaaaccTTTTCCTAAATATaaagagtcttcttcttaaatCTTTTAGTTGTCTAATCCCATCTTCATCTCATCGATATTGGGTAATATTcccaacaagtggtatcagagctaggcTCAAACATAACATCAAGACCCGTGAGATTCAAGATGGAGGCTACCGTTACCGTTGAAGGTGACATGTTCAAACTCACGACAGACAACTACTCTTATTGGAAACCGATGATGGAAGATCACCTTTATTGTAAGGATTTGCATGAACCCATCATCATGAAGGAGAAGCCGGAAGGAAAGGATGACAAAACATGGGAAATACTAAACCGAAAGGCGGTTGCTGTAATCCGTAAGTACATTGACCGATCTCTTTTTGAACATGTTTCTACCTACACAAATGCTTTTGAATTATGGACAAAACTTGAATccatgattcaaaagaaaacacctcgaaacaaagctcttcttgttcgacgGTTGGTAAAGTTGGAGTACAAGGATGGCCAGAGCATGATGGAGCACTTGAACAATTTCAAGGGGATTGTAAATCAGCTTAACAAAGTTGATATGAAGGTTGAAGACGAAATGCAAGCCCTTTTACTCCTTAGTTCACTACCGGAGAGTTGGGACACACTAGTTGTCACTCTAAGCAATTCAGCACCGGAGGGAAAGCTTACCATGGACACCGTCACTGATAGTCTTCTAAACGAAGAAGTTCGCAGGAAGGAGCGAGGTTCGAGTTCTTATTCAGAAGCTAACATTGTTGATAGACGAGGTAGAGAAGAGACTCGTGGCCAAAACAGAAGCAGAGGACGAGACCAATATCGAGGAAGATCTAAGTCACGTCCGAGAGTTACTTGCTATTACTGTGGCAAACCGGGTCACATGAAGTCGGAATGTCGGTTTCTCAAGAAAGACAAACAAGCCGGTAATATCAAACCAGACCGGTTCAATCCTACAAAGAAGCATGAAGACAAGACTACCACCATTGTGGAAGACCAGAGCGAAGAATTATATCTCGTTGGAGAATGTAATCTTAGCTCTGATGATAGCTCATG
The window above is part of the Brassica napus cultivar Da-Ae chromosome C8, Da-Ae, whole genome shotgun sequence genome. Proteins encoded here:
- the LOC106412963 gene encoding F-box only protein 8-like, producing MSLSTVTPELPMHLVTDEILTRLPSKSLMGFMCVSKPWLSLIRSRYFCNRFLTVPSPRLYMCLRDQTTYDDYVLLTLAPQDTGPATSTFVVDHSQNDTQMGGYILQNLGGFMFYVYWKKPRIHNPATGQFITLPFSKSKHMVVPPGGEKNVAYFFGYDPISNKYKVISLVSVFLEETRVVISSENRVLVLKHGRGSWRKAALTPTDFCPHVPSKGGISIDGVIYYLAWLDLYRLVVVSFDIRSEEFNMIHVPKLDESILKDDLTLLECGGKATLFDQINLRDKGVLALWTVEDVGSEKWSCKSLVLKPSQLPLVNSFKVRAGPSYYMARSQFKKCG